Within the Miscanthus floridulus cultivar M001 chromosome 17, ASM1932011v1, whole genome shotgun sequence genome, the region agagcttgtcaactagtttgcggtaaagtaaagagagtgatcaagagggttataccgccgtgtagatgaatgaaccaatcaatcacgaagatgaataacaatgatgaccaatcacctcggaatcaatgatgaagacaatgatttttaccgaggttcacttgcttgccggcaagctagtcctcgttgtggcgattcactcacttggaggttcacacgccaaaccctcaatagggtgccgcacaaccaacacaagatgaggatcacacaagccacgagcaatccactagagtaccttttggtgctccgccggggaaaggtcaagaacccctcacaatcaccacgatcggagccggagacaatcaccacctccgctcgacgatcctcgctgctccaagccgtctaggtggcggcaaccaccaagagtaacaagcgaaatccgcagcgaaacacgatcactaagtgcctctagatgcaatcactcaagcaatgcacttggatcactcccaatctcactatgatgatgaatcaatgatgtagatgagtgagagggctttggctaggctcacaaggttgctatgtcaatgaaaatgtgcaagagatgtGAGccacaaccggccatggggctataaatagagcccccatcaaatagagccgttataccccttcactgggcaaaacgcgctctgaccggacgctccggtcaaactgaccggacgctggccttcagcgtccggtcgcccgatggacgccacgtgtcatcaccttcaaatgttgttcgtcagattccaacggctacgagctgaccggacgctccggtcaaaactgaccggacgctgaagccccagcgtccggtcgtttctagtaagctccccgaggcatgttttttcgaccggacgcgtccggtccaccttgaccggacgcagaccagcgtccggtgctcaaccctacctactgtgccgtctgacagctcgaccggacgcagcctttcagcgtccggtcgctgagtgacccagcgtccggtcagtagaccgacgccagcatcatttcgatcaactccatttcaactctaacttcttcacccttgctcaaatgtgccaatcaccaagaattttgcatccggcgcaatagaaaatagacatttcattttcccaaaagcgccgaatcccgcctcataAGCTcgacgggagggagagagggacccaaacccatctcaaccctgcaaacaccttgtgcacatgtgttagcatattttcacaaatattttcaagggtgttagcactccactagatcctaaatgcatatgcaatgagttagagcatctagtggcactttgataaccgtattctgatacgagtttcacccctcttaatagtatggctatcaaacctaaatgtgatcacactttctaagtgtcttgatcaccaaaacaaaatagctcctacaagttatacctttgccttgagctttttgtttttctctttcttctcttcaagtttaagcccttgatcatctccatgctatcaccattgtcatgttatgatcttcattagcttcttctatttgaagtgtgctacctatgtcatgatcacttgataaactaggttagcacttagggtttcatcaattcaccaaaaccaaactagagctttcagcagtgtaagcgtaagcataagaggcaatgacatttctcaacccaaaggggtatggggatggtgccgccgCCGGGCTCTGCTTCGCCGGAGTTGGgttctcagggagtggtggagcggagcttgatgactgggcgtTGCCGCGTACCACtggcgtttttcccttgtccaagctcaggctagacaggtccccaactagggaccttgcgccaatagctggtcgtaggatatcggcggggagcggcgtgTCGCCCTAGATTCACATAGCGTCGGGGTGATCTTGCTCGtgtcgtgcctagcgagcgcgacgagagcggccgcctgggcgccgtctgcgcctaggctgccggtgcgtgacttcatcgtcggttggtggggttcgaggagtgaggagtaccatgtcgtactcatgccctagagacatgaactctaggctcccaaaccaaaccaccgtgccgagacgcaacgatcgtacggggtctgccatccgaaacttgctgggatgacaaaactgacacgtagaggcccctacctggcatgccaactgttggtgtttcagatcggggggtcctcaaccaaccagtaaatgtgaactgcgtgcccctaatcctggatggtgatacaaagagacacaaggtttatattggttcaggcaatcgatgccctacgtccagtctgagagattgatcttgtattccttgcaccgaagtgcttgtagtagagggttacaagctaggtgagagagggagctcgtCCTAGGTCTTggcgaggtgtcgtgtgggctgcttgagacgttgctctcaggccacTGGAAAGTGTGTGTGTGTTACCGGGCGTTCTTCttctaaatggcccaagtcctctccttttattgttgaagggaggacaaggacaatacatgtgctaactatacggcgtcgtgccaacaggggcgacatgtccgagccctgtggcctgttcctgtggtggcgtggtcgtcggagtggtccgtccttggagcactggggcggcgtggtggtcacatccgatcctgtgcgtcatgggagctctaggactgcctcggagtgggtgtggCGGTGAACGTGCGAGccgctgtggactgactgtgcgcgaggccgaggctcggtcggtgccgaggccgtACCACAGTGGGGGGGGGGTCTCGGTGGACACGAATCCCGAGatggccgagaccttggtgcatagtGTCGAGGCCctgagagagcggttgatctggtgcgCTGGCTCGGAGGCGGTGATGTCCTGGGCCAGGCTGTCCATgtagtgttgttttcgaggcggggatcgcggggcacagtgtagtgcgggcgctgatcgtgggcacaacgtcagaatacagtgaccggtaatccccgccgtgccctgtcttagCCAGTATGGCGCCGATGCaacctcatgtcccgtcggccattccgcggtgtcgagctgttgtccggctaagattgcgggagtggttgacgtattaatgggacatgacgtgctgtcgggaagaccggccgaggcgggggcgatgGGCTATGGATAAGctagcctcgcgcgatacggagaatgaggcctcgcgcgagacagagaCCGGACTCctcgccgaggccttccgtgagaggcctcgcgcgaggcggagatagcACTCCTcgtcgaggccttccgtgagaggtctcgcgtgaggcggagattgcgccaggacgccgagacctcctgtgtgAGGCTCAGGGCGAGGCGGAGAGctcggtgggctcggacgtggtcggtgatgagcccatggcttaccttctagctttgttttttatgggacttaagtgacccttttgacgtacgcttggggtaccccgttctacggTACCCGACAACTATACTCAACATTATCATTACCCCCCTCTTAAGTCAGAGATTGTCTATAGTTTAATCACTAGGAATTATATTAGTCACTTATCTTAGCCATACATTTTTCCTGAGGATATAAATATGATACTCataatactcctaggtgaagtgctacatcgatatTATGTTCGCTTACGGAATAATCCAATTGAGCATAAGAGATATCAACGTACACTCTCATTCAAAGGGAAAAAGAGCTCGTGATATTTCGCGAATCACTATTGCAATAAAAACACATTTCTAAGGAATTGTTTACAAGGACCCTCCAATTAAGCGACTAAATTAGAAGTTGTCATCCTTGGCCTACACTCAACTTAATCAAGCTAATCCAactgtcatctagtggcaccaccCATGTTAGCCAACTGACAAGTCTTCATCTAGGATCATTTTACATAGAAACTCACATAGATCACACAAGTTTGTTTATCATTAAGACATACATAGTTTAAATCTTACAACACAAGTTCACCTATAGTTGTATGTTGGCAGATATCTCATGATTATCCATTATGGTTTCATAATTACATGCAAATTGTGTGACAATAAATTGTATCCGTATGGATTTGACATAAATGTTGTCAAAAATTTGCAAAATTTGACAAATTTTCCACagatatataataataaaaatgAATGCATaccaaatatatcaaaaactttGATCTTGAAAAAGAAGTAATATCACAAAGATCTCTAATAGGGGTATAATCACATGAGCAAACTATCTTTTTGTCCAAAAGTTAACAATGTTAACAAGACTCCATAGAATAAGGGCAAACTATTCGTTCAATTCGAAAGGACAGGGATAATCACAAAGTTTTAAACACGAAGGCAAAATTAGAATTTCCATTCAAAATGAGGGCATGCCCtatatattattattgttataaCAGTATAATTTGTGTTGTGTTATGTTTTCGAAATGTTAACCAGTTTTCGAAATTAACAACACTCCACAAAGTTTTCGAAATTAATCCTCACCTAAACCAGTTGGTCGTCCCCAAGCACAAAACCAAACCAGAGCAACGACCGCGAGGCCAACTGCGTGCCCAGTCCCCACTCTCCGCTAGATCTCCCTCTTCCCTCCACTTCCAGATCCACCCCCATATCTccgacggccgccgccgccatggcagcGCCGCCCCCCACCACTCCCCGTCTCCTCCTCTCGCCGACGTCCAAGGACCTCCTCACAGCCGCCTTCTTCGCCTCGCCGCCCTCCCCCTCCTCCGACGATCCCGCCTCCCCGCTGGACGCCTTCGCCTCCGACCCCGTCCTCTCCGCCTTCCTGTCTCCGTCCTTCTCCCCCTCTGACTTCTCCTCCGCCGCGCTTTCCTCAGGACTCGCTGCCTCCCGCGCCGAGCAGCTGCAGGATGCCATCCGCCTTCTCCGGCGCCATCTCCGCGTTGAGGTGCTGCGCCGCCACCCGCTCCTCCTCTCCCACCTCCTCTCTCTCCGCTCCGCCTCTGCGTCGCTTTCCGCTCTCCCATCCCACCTCAACCTCCTCTCCTCCcacctctcccttctctcctcccaCCTCTCGGCCCCGCGCTCCCATCTCGCTCACTCCTCGGCTTCCCTTTCCAGCCTCCTTGCCACAGCCGACCTCCTCCTCCACTCCCACCGCTTAGTGCGCCTCTCCTCCcgactcctcgcctcctcccctGCGCCGGACCTCGCGCGCCAGGCAGAGCTCTACCGCGAGATCCGCCTCCTCTATGAGGAGAAGAACCTCTCCGGGATCAATGCCGTTGACGAGGAGATGCGCAAGGTGGATGCCACTGCGTCCAAGCTGCGCTCGGAGGCCAGCGCTGTGATCGATCGCGGTGTCGCCGAGTCCAACCAGAACGACGTCTGGTGCGGGCTTCAGGTGTACTACAATCTTGGGGAGTTGAAGACAGCAGTGGAGGGGCTTGTGGGGAAGCACAAGGCAGCAGGTGCAAAGAGTGTCGCTGTTGCACTGGACATGAAGGCGATATCAATGACTGCTGGAGTTGGAGGTGGCCCTGGAGGGGTGCAGAGGAGTGGTACGCCGCAGATTGGTGGGAGTAAGAAGGCTGCGGAGGCACTATGGGATAGGATGAGGCAGTGCATGGAGGAGCTCCACCGGGCAGTGACCGCTGCTTGGCAGCTGCAGACTGTGCTCACTAAGAAGCGTGTCCCATTCACCCAAATGCTTTTCCTTGAGGAGGTTTGGCAGGTAAATGTTTGATGCATGAACTTACTAGATCAGATGAAAACGAATTGAAGTTGCAAATTGGAACTTAACAAAGTGGTGCAACTGTGAGTATAACACAAAGTCGTTAATCATATGATGTTAGTTTGTGAATTGTTAACACGCAACGGCGATGGAAGGCAGTACAGAATGAGCATGTTGATGTACCAGAACACCAGTAGATCTTCTCTAGTAAACACATCGCATATTTGAGGTTATATGTTTGGTTAAAATGAACTTGAAATTTGAAGGGTACAGCTTCAATTGTTCATAGCTTTTCCCCCCACTGATGTTACTATTGTCCAGTAGTTGATACTAGAACTAAGCTAGTGGATCCCTTGGATCAGTGTAGAATGAAATGTGCACTTGGTACCTATACCTAGTGAATACCAACAGTCTTTTCAGGCATCCTTAATTGTAATTTCAATGAAGTACGATCTTTTACATACAGAATTGCAGACAATAAGACTATTGCCATTTTATTTCTTGCTCCTGTATATAATCATGCCTGGCATCCCTAAAAGCTTCTGTTATTttaacaaaaataaaataaatcttCTGCAGGAGGGTGAGCCTCTCATAACAGAGAGAGTTTGGGATGCAATTGTCAAGGCCTTTGCAGGTCAAATGAAGTCTACCTTTACGGCTTCAAGCTTTGTGAAGGAAATATTTACTCTTGGGTATCCAAGACTGTTTTCGATGGTCGAAaaccttcttgagaggatttcaAGAGATACTGATGTAAAGGGCACCCTTCCAGCTCTCACTCCTGAAGGAAAAGATCATATGATTTCAGCCATTGAGATATTCCAGACAGCCTTTTTGGCTCTGTGTCATAGTCGATTATCTGATTATGTCAACAGCATATTTCCAATGTCAAACCGTGGAACTATACCTTCAAAGGATCAGATCTCAAGATTAGTTTCTCGCATACAAGAGGAAATCGAAGTAGTGAGAACTCATGGGCATTTGCTTGTTCTTGTTCTACGTGAAATTGGAAAGACCTTGCTTCTTTTAGCACAGAGAGCTGAATATCAGGTATCCACTTGCTACCTTTAATGATCTAGTCAAGTTATTTGTATACGTTTTTTCTGTGGATTTTTTGTATGCTTTCTTCATTGGCTACGAGTAAATGTAGTCCTTGTGGTAGGTTTAACTAGTAAGTTCTGATGTAACATTATGACTTGAAACTTGTGTATACCATATTCCACTACTGCTTTTCTCTTCTTGGCAGACCAGCTTCACTGATTGTAACCAAATATTAGTTGAAGCCCGACCAATGTTTTTTTGGTGATTCTAGTTGCATCTGTTAGCTCGATATCTTAAGTGGGACAATTCTTCATAAGTCTTTGAGTAATTGAGTCACCAAGGATCTGTTTGGTTGGAACCTAAATTCCACACCTAACCTTAGGCCGCCACAGTTTTAGTAGGCAATGCTTGGTTCCTTCTACAACACAGTCCGCCTAACTTCTTAGCCACCTGCCCCTCATGTCATAGATTCTGATTTCTTGCCTAATTTTGCCTAACTTTAGGTGTCTAATTTTGTTGCCAAAAGTGTGGCAAGACTAAGGTTAGCTATACAAGAACAAGCAAATGCCCATGAGTTCTCAACAGGTCAAGAATGTGTGGCAACATTAGTTGGCAACCAAACATAATCTGTCACATTAAAATCTGTCTAATTATGTGCTTTTAATTATGTTGAGTCACTTGTTTCCTTTGTGTTCTTCTGAAAACCTTTGCTAGCACAATAACACTAGTTTCATGAATCATGCTTACTCTCTAATGCCAAAAATACACTGCAAATTTGGCTCAGTTCAGTGATTTTTGGACTTCACTGAGTGAAACCTGTTAGTCAATATGGTGTACGTAAGCTTGTTATATTCTGATTAGTCACCTATTGGTTACAGAAGTAAAGAAACCATGGTTATCTAGCTTGTACAAGTCATGGCAAAATACAGTTCAATTGTTATGGCACTCCGCTGTACACATCTCTATTGTCTTACCCTTCAGTAAAGTAAAAGACCTGTATCATTGCAGCATATCATTACAGTTTACATGGATTGTATGCattcttttgtttttttgccAATTTCTTATTGACTGTTCAATTGTCTAGCTAGCCACTTCACATGCATAGATAATAACTTTTACCTTTGCTCCATTCTTTCTTGCATGCTTGTACAATGTGTCAAGGTCCATCTAACATATATTGGTTGCTAGACACTGCTCTAGTTTCCATGTTCAGTTTCTAACATATGTTTTCCGTAAATCTAGATCTCTACTGGCCCTGAAGCTCGACAAGTTACCAGCACAGCAACTGCAGCCCAACTCAAAAATTTTGCTTTGTGTCTTCACCTTCAGGAGGTTCACATGCGCATTTCTAGCGTCTTGTCAACACTCCCAAATGTTGCTTCTGAGGTCCTTTCACCCTCCCTTGGTGTTGTTTATGGTGTTGCTTGTGATTCAGTGACTTCCCTGTTCCAAGCGATGCTTGATCGTCTCGAGTCATGCATCCTGAAAATGCATGAGCAGGACTTTTCAGGTCATGGAATGGATGCAGCAATGGATAACAATGCATCAGCTTACATGGAAGAGCTCCAGAAATGTGCTGTCCACTTCCGCAGCGAGTTCTTATCGAAGCTGTTGCCTTCATCATCCTCTCGTTCAGAGACCATATGTACTATCATGGTTAGAAGGATGGCCTCGAGGGTCCTCATATTTTTTATAAGGCATGCTTCTCTTGTCAGGCCACTCTCAGAAGCAGGGAAGTTGAGGATGGCACGGGACATGGCTGAGCTGGAGCTTGCTGTTGGTCAGAACCTGTTTCCAGTGGAGCAGCTGGGGGCACCATACCGGGCACTACGGGCATTCCGTCCTGTCCTGTTCCTGGAAACGTCTCAGCTTGAGAAGTCTCCGCTCCTTCAGGACTTGCCGCCAAGCGTGATCCTCCACCACCTGTATTCTCGAGGGCCTGATGAGCTGCAGTCGCCATTACAGCGCAACAAGCTCACACCTTTGCAGTACTCTCTATGGCTTGATTCACAAGGTGAGGACCAGATCTGGAAGGGGGTGAAAGCAACCCTGGACGACTACGAGACGAGGGTCAGGTCTCGAGGAGACATGGAATTCAGTCCGGTGTATCCTCTTATGCTTCAGATTGGATCTGCATTGTCTCAGGCCACCACCTAACATGTCTCCGGTTCAATCTTGCATTTGTATCATCTTGTAGGCATTGATTTTTGGAGGGGTCGGATGAGCTTCCGCATAGTCTATACACATGAAATAGGAATTGTATTTGTTTCTGAAAATAACGGTTAGCGTACAGTGTGTCTTGTGGTTCTGCTAGTTTCTGTATCTTTGGAACTCTGATTTGTGAAATATCTGAAAAGGATGCCGTTTTATACATCAGAATCGTGGAAGTGGATGGTAAATATATAGAGGTTAAAAAGGCAAAAGGAACTTCTGTGGCCAAGTTCATCCAAGTTCGTATTTTTTGCGAGACATAGTTCCTTGTTGGGAAAGGACTTATACGAGATGTGATCAGCGAATCCCACTCGAGTTGAAATCTGTAAGTGTCGTGTGAACCAAAGCACGCCGAAATCTATTTAGccaaaaaaatattatttgaTGAACACTCATTGGTTCAAAACTTGCGGATAATCACTTCTTGCAGTATTGTTAAAGTTGCAATGTGCAAGCAAACAAATTATGGGGTCGCCAAGTTAAATTTTGAACTTAAGTGCTCAAGGTTTAAAAGTTGTATATAAGTTCACCTTTTTTTTTTCCCCTCTAAACTTAAATTTCGAGCTACAGCTTCTCTAGATATGAAGTGTCTGAGGGTATGCTGCACTCGCTGTGGAATTTTGAAATCCAAGTTAAACTTGGATTTTTCTTTTACAAATGTCATTACATAAAAGTACCTCGTGCTAATTGCATAAGTCTTAAAAAAGTATTATATTTTAAATAAAGTAAAAACATTATAAAAAGTCAGAGGCATCCGTACCGTCAATCTGAAGCAAGATGTGCCGGGAGAGTTGAAGAGCGAGACTGACAGAAGCAGCAGTGAGATGGGGCGGTGGTGGTCGCCGGCTGTGGAGCCGCGGTCCGTGCAGCTCCTGCTCCTGGGCGTCGCCCTCGTTGCCGCTTCCTTCTACTCCGGCACCCTCTTCGGCTCCCCCGCGTCCCCGGCGCTCGTACTGCCCCACTCGCGCCCCCGATCGCCCGATTCCTTCAGGGCCAAAGGTGCCTATCGTCATCTCTCCCCGAGCGTTTGCCACTGTCGCGATCCGCCGTCGGATGGCGTTTTCCCAGTCCACTTCGTCGGGGCTTCTTAGAAGAAGCGGCTTATGGTCCCTTGCTGTGGTTGAAATTTGTGTGGCGGATTCTACGTTTATGGTTGCAGCTTTCGTGTTGACGCTCCTGCATTGTTAGTAAAAGGGAGGGGCGCTTGTTAGGCTATTGGTTCTAGGGGATTGCTCTCTAGTCTCTATACCTTGTTTGAGTAGACGGTAGTTTGCGGGAATAGTTTGATTGAGATTTGGGACTTGCTTTCTGCCAGCAACAAAGAATCAGGTTAATAGAGTACGGACCAGTATGTTAAATTAATTTATAATTTGCCCAATACTAGGCCTTGACCCATTTCAGTAGGTGCTATGCCTGAAATTTGTTTTATATTGTTACTCTTTGCAGCTGAGCAACTTATTTTGATACTAGAGTGCTCATCTGTCGACTTGTCCCATCCTCCTAGCTTACCATATCCAGATGAATGGTATTTTTCATTATGTTCCATGCCAATATGGTGAAATCTGTTTGCTTTTCAGTTGCAGATGTTCCGTTGTTTACAAACAGAGTTTTTCGTAAGTACCGGGCGAAACCAGTTGCAGTTCCAGATCATGGAGTTGATGTGTGTCCTTTGGAATACAATGAGTATGTCCCCTGCCATGATGCAGCCTAtataagaagcatgaagaacctGGATAGATCTAGGCATGAGGATCTTGAAAGTATTTGTCCTCCACGAGAGAAACGATTGTTCTGTTTGGTGCCCCCTCCAAATGACTACAAGATACCGATAAGATGGCCAATAAGCCGAGACTACGTCTGGCGTAGTAATGTCAACCATTCACATCTTGCTGAGGTCAAAGGAGGACAGAACTGGGTGCATGAGAAGGGCAAGCTTTGGTGGTTTCCTGGAGGTGGCACTCACTTCAAACATGGTGCATCAGAGTACATAGAGAGGTAACTAGAATTGTTGCCTAACTCACATCCCAAATTGTAACGTACTAACGTTTAAGCTTGATATTGTATAATAGTATTATTATCTCCCATGGTCATTAATGCATATAATTTGCAATCCAATGCTTGTTACCTCATCTAGATGATTTTTCAGATGTGTTGCCTTTTAGGCTTGTAGAAAATGTTGAGAATGTTATTAATTTTGATCTAGCATTGTATATTCTTGAGCGAACGACCTATTGGGAGGATTCCCTTGAGTAATTAGGAATGAAGAGTATGTGCAGTAAAGGGACATAATTTGGAGCAACAATTAGTTATATATGGTTCGTTCTACCGCCTCCTTTTTATTTTGTGAAAGGATTTTCTGTTGATGTAGTTTTTGTAATTGATCAATGCAGGCTAGGAAATATGACAACAAATAGTACTGGTGATCTCCATTCTGCCGGAGTAGTTCAAGTTTTGGATGTTGGATGTGGTGTTGCTAGCTTTTCTGCCTATCTTCTTCCCCTAGACATTCAAACCATGTCATTTGCTCCAAAAGATGGGCATGAGAATCAAATCCAGTTTGCTTTAGAACGTGGGAAGTGGGATTGATGCAATGATCTCTGTGTTGGCCACAAAACAATTACCTTATCCTGAAAGTTCATTTGAAATGGTTCACTGTTCAAGGTGTCGTGTTGATTGGCATGAAAATGGTAAGGTTCACATTTCAGTTTGTCCTAAGCTACTGACCCAAAAATACTTTCAATTTTCCCTAAGCTACTGACCcaaaaatactcttcattaaaaGTTTAAAACTCAATTGTTCTCAACTTAAGTATCTGTACTCTTTGATGGTCAATAGTTTCCTTAGAAAGTTACTTCTTCTGATAATCTTTTCTTTACAAATTCTACTTTCTAGATACATCATCCAAAATTTGATTGATCGCCCATGATTTGTTTTCCAGATGGAATATTGCTCAAAGAGGTAGACCGTCTTTTGCAACCTAATGGATATTTTGTATACTCTGCTCCACCGGCTTATAGAAAAGATAAAGACTTTCCTGTTATTTGGGAGAAGCTAGTTAATATTACAACAACAATGTGTTGGAAGCTTATTGCTAAGCATGTTCAAACAGCTATTTGGGTTAAACCTGAAGATGAATCCTGCCGGCAGAAAAAGGCTGATATGAAGCTACTGAATATTTGTGAATCCAATGACAACGTTTCACCATCATGGAAAATTCCGTTAATGAATTGTGTGAAGCTCAACAAGGACAAATCCAATATTCAGAAATTGCCTTCCAGATCTGATCGCCTATCATTTTATTTCAAGAGTTTGGAGATGATAGGTCAGCTCCATTTTTCCATTTCCTAAGAAAAAAAAAGACCTGTTTTGATGCTACAAAT harbors:
- the LOC136517818 gene encoding conserved oligomeric Golgi complex subunit 5-like; amino-acid sequence: MAAPPPTTPRLLLSPTSKDLLTAAFFASPPSPSSDDPASPLDAFASDPVLSAFLSPSFSPSDFSSAALSSGLAASRAEQLQDAIRLLRRHLRVEVLRRHPLLLSHLLSLRSASASLSALPSHLNLLSSHLSLLSSHLSAPRSHLAHSSASLSSLLATADLLLHSHRLVRLSSRLLASSPAPDLARQAELYREIRLLYEEKNLSGINAVDEEMRKVDATASKLRSEASAVIDRGVAESNQNDVWCGLQVYYNLGELKTAVEGLVGKHKAAGAKSVAVALDMKAISMTAGVGGGPGGVQRSGTPQIGGSKKAAEALWDRMRQCMEELHRAVTAAWQLQTVLTKKRVPFTQMLFLEEVWQEGEPLITERVWDAIVKAFAGQMKSTFTASSFVKEIFTLGYPRLFSMVENLLERISRDTDVKGTLPALTPEGKDHMISAIEIFQTAFLALCHSRLSDYVNSIFPMSNRGTIPSKDQISRLVSRIQEEIEVVRTHGHLLVLVLREIGKTLLLLAQRAEYQISTGPEARQVTSTATAAQLKNFALCLHLQEVHMRISSVLSTLPNVASEVLSPSLGVVYGVACDSVTSLFQAMLDRLESCILKMHEQDFSGHGMDAAMDNNASAYMEELQKCAVHFRSEFLSKLLPSSSSRSETICTIMVRRMASRVLIFFIRHASLVRPLSEAGKLRMARDMAELELAVGQNLFPVEQLGAPYRALRAFRPVLFLETSQLEKSPLLQDLPPSVILHHLYSRGPDELQSPLQRNKLTPLQYSLWLDSQGEDQIWKGVKATLDDYETRVRSRGDMEFSPVYPLMLQIGSALSQATT
- the LOC136517482 gene encoding LOW QUALITY PROTEIN: probable methyltransferase PMT7 (The sequence of the model RefSeq protein was modified relative to this genomic sequence to represent the inferred CDS: deleted 1 base in 1 codon); the encoded protein is MGRWWSPAVEPRSVQLLLLGVALVAASFYSGTLFGSPASPALVLPHSRPRSPDSFRAKVADVPLFTNRVFRKYRAKPVAVPDHGVDVCPLEYNEYVPCHDAAYIRSMKNLDRSRHEDLESICPPREKRLFCLVPPPNDYKIPIRWPISRDYVWRSNVNHSHLAEVKGGQNWVHEKGKLWWFPGGGTHFKHGASEYIERLGNMTTNSTGDLHSAGVVQVLDVGCGVASFSAYLLPLDIQTMSFAPKDGHENQIQFALERGSGIDAMISVLATKQLPYPESSFEMVHCSRCRVDWHENDGILLKEVDRLLQPNGYFVYSAPPAYRKDKDFPVIWEKLVNITTTMCWKLIAKHVQTAIWVKPEDESCRQKKADMKLLNICESNDNVSPSWKIPLMNCVKLNKDKSNIQKLPSRSDRLSFYFKSLEMIGVAPERFEKNNQFWKNQAHKYWSFLGVEKTSIRNVMDMNANYGGFAAALSSGPVWIMNIVPHTMTNTLPVIYDRGLLGSYHDWCEPFSTYPRSYDLLHAFHLFSHYESCKEDCLLEDIMLEMDRIIRPQGFVIIRDENHTLSRIIDLAPKFLWDVTAHMLKNEEGGTDQVLFCRKKFWAIV